GTGTAAGGAGATTGGGAAAACGAAAAGCTGTATTTGGTTGTAGACAGTGGATGATTGGATGAATCGCTTACATTATAACTGAGTCATTGTGCTGTACAGTAGTGACTAACACTGATCTGATTCCTCTTGCAGGGTTTGTGGTTGGTCACGCGGGGCTGTTACAGGGTCTATTAATGGTGATTGTAGCCTACACCATTATATCTCTTACAATACTATCCATCTGTGCCATTTCCACCAACGGTGCTATACAAGGTGGTGGAGCCTACTGTATCCTTAGAGACCGAACCATGGTTTTTCTTGAGTTGTTGAGCGTTTCTTAATCTTGCCTATAGTTTCGCTCATTTCAGTTGAAACATCAACCTTAACAAAATGTGACCAGACATGATAAGTCGGTCTCTAGGCCCAGAGTTTGGAGGAAGCATTGGTTTGATGTTCTTCCTGGCCAAAGTATTTGCATGTGGAGAGTATGTACTTGGTCTTGTGGAGGCGATACTTGACGTGTTCGGTTCGGATGCTGGTAAGATTTtgataatgttcagtttttagCTAACTAATCTACCTCACCTACTTCCGTACACATCCCACTTTAATTCTTGAGCATTCTCAGTTTTCTGCCTGTTTTCGTGTTCTAGAGTCATCTGTTTCCGAGGGGCTGCGGGTGCTTCCTCAGGGTTACTGGTGCACAGTGCTGTACTCCTCAGTAGTCCTTCTgctgtgtctgcttgtgtgtctggTGGGCGCTCACATCTACTCCCGCACCGCCTTCGTCATCCTGCTGGTGGTCACCGTATCCTTGCTGTCCATCTTCATCAGTTCTGTGGCAGTCAAACCTCGTGATTTTGTCATCACCCACAAGGGACCTGACAACCAAACTTTCCACTACAACGCCAGCTACACCGGCTTCAGCGCGACCACTCTGAGGAACAACCTGGGCTGTGAGTGTTGGTGTTAGTGAGGATATGAAAGTGCATTCACAAGCAAAGCTACAAGGCACTTCTAAATTTAGGGGCATCTATTAAAGGTGTCACTGTTGTTCCTTATTTTTCTCATTGCAGCTGGTTACTCTTTGGACTACAGCACCAACTCTGTCATGTCTTTTGCCACCGTGTTTGCCGTCATGTTCACCAGCTGCACTGGGATTATGGCCGGAGCGAACATGTCAGGTTAAAGCTTGTTGTCTTACATGTATAATCACTGGAGTAGTTTTCCATCATGCTATTGCTACTTTTACCTATGTCGTTATGCAGAATAATGTCAAACAAGAGATGTATTACAATTGAGTAAATCTGCAttgtacacacagacatgcacaaccTGATGTTTGTTCTCACTATGCATGTCTCTGAAGGGGACCTGAAGACTCCGAGTGTTTCCATCCCTAAAGGCACCATCATAGCCgtcttttacacttttacagtctacgtcctcctcttcatcttggTCAGCGCCACATGTGACAGGTCTGAGATGGTTCATGGCAGTGTTGTCTGAAACATAAAGAGAGATCAACAATCAAATTAGTAgttatttgtttcttttctttttcttttttttttagaaacctGTTGATTCAGGATTATGGGTTCCTCCAGAAAATAAACATCTGGTCGCCGTTCGTCACCATCGGGATATTCTGCGCTGCTCTGTCAGCTGCAATGTGTGCTATGATTGGAGCGTCCCGTATCCTCCACGCTCTTGCTCTGGATCACCTCTTTGGTAAGGCTTGAGGTTTTTTTGCTCATCATATCGGTGTCTTCTTCAgtcgtgttttttttaagaggcTTTGGTTCTCCCTCACAGGTTTGCCATTAGCTCCAGCTGCCATCACATCAAATTCGGGGAATCCGTGGGTGGCAGTGCTGTACACCTGGGGTCTGGCACAGGTGAGTAGAGCTTCTGCAGTGTGCAGTCACATATTTTCAGATTTACAACTGGTTTCCTGAGCTGCAAtttgtggtgtgtttgtgtttcagtgtgtagTGTTTGCAGGCCAGCTTAATGCCGTAGCAAGTTTGGTGACTGTTTTTTACTTGCTTGCCTACGCTGCGGTTGACCTGGCCTGTTTGGCTCTAGAGTGGGCGTCGGCACCAAATTTCAGGTAATAAAAGATCAATcactgttaaaagaaaaataagaaatCAGTAGGCATTGCAAATCATATTTTTCAACAGCCAGTAATTGAATCCTTCAGTGAGGTCAAAACATCTACTATTTAGGAAATATATTAcaatttaaatactttttaggcTTTCATTCTGAAATCTAAAATTGCTCAGTGAAAAAAGAGAAGCTAATATTTAAGGTAGTAAAGGCTCACAAAAGTGAGATTTGAAAGGCAGAGATTTTAGCACTAGTCCTCAACATTATATAGATTAACAACCCAATCAGCCTCACTTTATTACCATCATATATTTTATGGGACAGTAAAAGTAATATTTATTGCCTTTCTCTGCCTTGGTTTTTCATGTGTCCGGTGGCCTTagttctttgtctctgtgtgtttaacAGACCGACCTTCCAGCTCTTCTCCTGGCACACCTGCCTGCTGGGCATCCTGAGCTGTTTAGTGATGATGTTCGTCATTAACCCTGTGTACTCCTCAGGCAGCATCGTCCTCCTgttactgctgctgcttttcCTCCATTACAGATCGCCCACCAGCAGCTGGGGCTACatcagccaggctctcattttCCATCAGGTATCTGGACTCATGCAGAGACACACTTAAACAGTGTGTGCGGTTCAGTATGTTAACAGTGCTGTCTTCCTTTTGGTTTAGGTGCGCAAGTATCTGTTGATGCTGGATGTGAGGAAAGACCATGTGAAGTTCTGGAGGCCGCAGATGTTGTTAATGGTGGCCAACCCTCGCGCCTCCTGTCAGCTCATCCTGTTCATCAACCAGCTGAAGAAGGGAGGACTGTATGTGTTGGGCCACGTGCAGCTGGGAGATCTGGGTAATTCTCTGTGGATGGTCTGTGATGGCCATCTGCAGCCAACAGTATGCAATTATTCTTATCTTTGAATCAGTGTAGCCAAGTCCAACTCACCTTTTGGCCTTTTCATGTGTCTGGAAACCTTTCACTGATGTATTCAACATGATatcatgtgatttttttttttttttttttttttttttttttatcattcatTATGAGATCTCATGAGCAGGATGAGCACGAAATATTAAAGTAGTTTGCATATCACTGACGTTGTGTCACAGATCTGATTGGATCACCTGAAGTCCACAGGCACCATCACGGAAGACTACCTCGTGGGCTTTCACTTTCCATCTGCTGCTTCTCTTGCATTATTAATAAGATAATAAGTTACCTTTGTATCATTGTTGCATTAGACCCATAGAGTTTCAAAACCAGCCATCCTTTAAATTCAGCCAAATGTCTATCTCTTTGTTTATTTTGCTAAATATGCACAGACCTTTTCAACCGTGAGATTTTATTGTGTAATGCACCCCAAGAATTAAGAAAGAAAGGTGCGAACATATTCTTTCAATCATTCACTTACTCCCAGTTTGCCTTTCTGCCCCCTGGTGACCATTAGGATACATTGCAACTTCTATTCAATACAAGTGCAGtgttggaaagtaactaagtacatttaagtACTGCAGTTCAAATTGTAATGCTTTTACTTCACTTGAATATTTCCATTTATGCTACATTATACTCTATTAAATTTCAGtggggaaatattgtacttttactttactacaTTTGTTTGACAGCTGTAGTTAGTACTTCAGTTTTAGATTAAACTGTACCTTTTTGACTTGGGGTCCTCTTACAAAGAGGTCAACTTAACTTATAAGAGTAATCAACCAATGGAACCACGGGACTAACTGTATTTAAAGTCCAGCTAAACCAGTAAAATGCTATTATGCATTGACGCATCACTATTAACCATCTAATAtgtgataaataataatatattaggTCCAGGGGTCATTTTACTGTCGAACAAGTACTTTTGCTTTTACATTCAGCTGATTAAACCTATGTACTTTTACATAAGTGGGATTTCAAATGCAGGACTCTTACCTGTAACAGAgaatttttacattgtggtatttttacttaagtaaagggcCTGAGTACTTCTTCTACCACTGTTCTGCAATTTTGATGAAATGTATTCAGTAGTATTGCATCTATGAAATAAAGCAATGTTTTGTGTTACCGTTTTTGTATTCATCAAATCATCAAATCAAAAATTATTTGAGCCTTTCCTGTGTTTTAGACTCCCTGCCATCAGACCCGGTCCAGCAGCAGTACAACTTCTGGTTGAGCCTAGTTGATAAACTCGGGGTGAAGGCCTTTGTAGACCTgacgctgtctctctctgtcagacaGGGAACACAGCATCTGCTGCGCATCACAGGCCTAGGTAAGCTCTGATTTCTCTTATCCCTGCCATGATCACATTCAGAACACATTATGATGTTGCTTTATCCACACTTCTGTTTCCCTTTACAAGGTGGCATGAAGCCCAACACATTGATTTTGGGTTTCTATGACAGCTGTACTCCTGA
This genomic interval from Perca flavescens isolate YP-PL-M2 chromosome 13, PFLA_1.0, whole genome shotgun sequence contains the following:
- the slc12a9 gene encoding solute carrier family 12 member 9, with protein sequence MSNERTPLIPSGVCCLPVCGTESSATPESASETPSKDSRKLNTFFGVMVPTILSMFSIVLFLRTGFVVGHAGLLQGLLMVIVAYTIISLTILSICAISTNGAIQGGGAYYMISRSLGPEFGGSIGLMFFLAKVFACGEYVLGLVEAILDVFGSDAESSVSEGLRVLPQGYWCTVLYSSVVLLLCLLVCLVGAHIYSRTAFVILLVVTVSLLSIFISSVAVKPRDFVITHKGPDNQTFHYNASYTGFSATTLRNNLGSGYSLDYSTNSVMSFATVFAVMFTSCTGIMAGANMSGDLKTPSVSIPKGTIIAVFYTFTVYVLLFILVSATCDRNLLIQDYGFLQKINIWSPFVTIGIFCAALSAAMCAMIGASRILHALALDHLFGLPLAPAAITSNSGNPWVAVLYTWGLAQCVVFAGQLNAVASLVTVFYLLAYAAVDLACLALEWASAPNFRPTFQLFSWHTCLLGILSCLVMMFVINPVYSSGSIVLLLLLLLFLHYRSPTSSWGYISQALIFHQVRKYLLMLDVRKDHVKFWRPQMLLMVANPRASCQLILFINQLKKGGLYVLGHVQLGDLDSLPSDPVQQQYNFWLSLVDKLGVKAFVDLTLSLSVRQGTQHLLRITGLGGMKPNTLILGFYDSCTPEDFFLQDSVFCDSSIGRGSEGEYNFGVDLPSLQAHFPPVRHVESPRWLSPEEYVGIISDAIKMNKNVCLARYFFQLEGEGKDSKVDGSERTIDVWPLNLLQPGSRDYEDVCSLFLLQMACVLNMSSKWRHARMRIFLNVETESNDQGWVVNEETFRELLRKLRIRASIKIVPWDSVVQHHVQPDGELPAESTQALSEDFLSAVNSMLMEHSSQATVRFLYLPRPTGHRSQSQQYLAQVEAVTNSLGPTLLIHGVTSVTYTDL